In one window of Hyla sarda isolate aHylSar1 chromosome 1, aHylSar1.hap1, whole genome shotgun sequence DNA:
- the LOC130304665 gene encoding uncharacterized protein LOC130304665 — MQVTKRWRSVRDSFRKHQLKKARSGSGGDTGATYKYYNQLLFLLSSRELRRTSSNVDFQSEDEVVEGANTTPEEQNITTTDDPQVSGDEEEVEIPISQPASEQPIEMSQSQEIVEDSDVPGPSGVQPSRLTPPDLRRIPLLTRRATARAALRRRLRPEHDLNEEIISLIHRQRSEDGSDAFGQAIAERLRTLPVQQRTRCMSFMLGCIDYFDEPYVAPPIPTLLSYMMERCSPPTTRNAERSQLDSSTQTEWQKSPYGNRPLVQRYLPQEQY, encoded by the exons ATGCAAGTCACGAAAAGGTGGCGTTCTGTGCGTGACAGCTTTCGCAAACACCAGCTAAAAAAGGCCAGAAGTGGAAGTGGGGGAGATACTGGCGCAACATACAAATATTACAATCAACTACTGTTTCTGCTGTCCAGTCGGGAATTGAGAAG GACTTCAAGTAATGTAGACTTTCAGTCTGAGGACGAGGTTGTGGAAGGAGCCAATACAACCCCCGAGGAACAGAACATCACCACCACAGACGATCCACAAGTCAGTGGTGATGAAGAGGAGGTGGAGATTCCCATAAGCCAGCCAGCCTCTGAACAGCCAATTGAAATGTCCCAGTCTCAAGAAATTGTTGAAGATAGTGATGTACCTGGGCCAAGTGGGGTTCAACCGTCAAGGTTGACACCCCCTGACCTTAGAAGAATCCCCCTTCTGACCAGGAGGGCAACAGCAAGGGCAGCACTGCGGAGGAGGTTGAGGCCAGAACATGACCTCAATGAGGAAATCATTTCCTTAATCCACCGGCAAAGATCAGAAGACGGCAGTGACGCCTTCGGCCAAGCTATTGCTGAGAGGCTGCGTACATTGCCAGTTCAACAACGAACGCGATGCATGTCGTTCATGTTGGGGTGCATTGATTATTTTGATGAGCCTTATGTAGCTCCTCCAATTCCCACACTCTTGTCCTATATGATGGAGCGCTGCAGCCCCCCCACAACCAGAAATGCAGAACGCTCACAACTTGATTCAAGCACTCAGACTGAGTGGCAGAAGAGTCCCTATGGTAATCGTCCACTTGTTCAAAGGTATTTACCACAGGAACAGTACTAA